The DNA sequence TTATTTTGGAGAATAAAGCAATGAATATGCATAAAATTATATCCGGGTCATTTTTTATCTTGGCCATGACGGTCAATTTCGGTTTTTTTTACGGAGAGCCTACAGTACTTGAACAGCACAGTTCTTACGAGCTTTTTGCCGCGATTATTGTCAACCTGATAGCCACAGTACTCAAACTGGGGGACAGAACACAGCTGGGGGCGGTTTTACTGGCAACAAGTATTGTAGCAGATATTCAGCTTATCGCATCTGCGACTGTCTGGGCTTTTGC is a window from the Sulfurimonas hydrogeniphila genome containing:
- a CDS encoding DUF6394 family protein, yielding MNMHKIISGSFFILAMTVNFGFFYGEPTVLEQHSSYELFAAIIVNLIATVLKLGDRTQLGAVLLATSIVADIQLIASATVWAFAIYVIGDVNIEAATAIVSLSGGALLANIVSVILFVGDTLKSKR